The Toxoplasma gondii ME49 chromosome XI, whole genome shotgun sequence region TCGACGCTGGTCTCCGTCGGCTTCGCTCCGTATAACGTTCGTCTTCACTGAGGAGACACCCGTCCTCGCTGCGGCTCCCGTCAAATCGGCTACGGGAGGGCGGCGCCAGGCTCCAACGCTGAGACGCAGGTCGGAGTCGGTGGGGCAGAACCGCCGTGCTCTCTTCGGGCACCAACAAACGAACTTCGCCTTTCCAGTTGTGGCATGAAGGCAGGTGGTTGGCTGCAGACGTTCGGCGAGACTTTATTAAGTGTCGATACAACGCTGAAGACAGCTCGTCCTCGCCCTCCGCCTGTAGGCGGCCCGCCGCGAAGTAGAGAAGAACcgacgaaaaaggagacagcgcatcTTCACTCGAGCCAAGCAAACCACGAGTAACTCTCGGGTCGCCTCCATCTTTTTCGccatctctttcttcttcctggacAACGCCGGAAGGACCAGCGAGCTGGAGTGAACAGGCGGCATCAGCAGAGATGGCGAGGGCAggagggaagcgagaagcaaTACGTAGACCTGCGCGCGTTGTTGTGTTGCCTACCTCGGCCTCGGCTCCACTCGTTGctcgttgttttctctctttgtttccgtcgttcttgtcttctcgtttccctccGTCTTCACCTCCCTGGCCTTCACAGAGCGACGAAAGCCCACCGTCTGTCCCCATCGCTGGGGTAGGAGGACCCGGCACTGTAGGCGCCGCCTCGCAGGCAGTGTGAGGCGAAGGGAGCTGCGAGGCCGCGACAGGGGAATGGCCGTCAGAGAAGCCAGTACATGGGAGACGCCCCGAGCCTGAAGCCGAAGAGGCAGCCGGAGGGGCAGACCATCCAGGGGAAGGGGGCGCGGCACCAAAAGGAGCTAGAGGAAAGGAGCAGTCGTTGCATCCCTGTGGGCTTCCAGAGACTCCGAGTGCGTGTTGGTATACGCAACTTCCTGTGGCCCCCGAAGAGGCAgccggagaaaacggagacgaatTGGTCGCGGCTGCTGTGAGGCCCGAGGCATGGAGATCTCCAGAAGGGAAGCGTGCGGAGTGTGGAGCCGCCGAGTTCGGAAtcggagagacggaggaggtGGGAGGCACTgcaaagggagacagactcGAAGCTCCTGGGCATGCGTTCTGAAAAGGCAGATCGACAGCGCTGTGTGgagccgaagaagcgacaggggCGGACGAAGGCCACGCAGGGGGCAAGAACGAAACGTGGGGACCAGGAGGCAAGGAACTCCCGTAGGCGGCCCCAGGTGGACATGCTAAAGAAGGAAGGACAACGGCTCTCTCCGGTTCCAGCCGCTCGACCAGGGGGACTTGACAGGAATCGGAGCCCGTCCAGAAGGGAGGaggggaaaaaggagacgaatAGGAAGGCGACGGATCAGGGGGACCAGCGGGTGGACGCGGGGACGGCGTGGGTCCCAGGGAAAATGCGGTTCCCGCCCCGACGCCCGTTCCGCCTCGCTCGTCTCCGGGCGTCAACACCGGCGCACAAGCCGCGCCCCCAGGTAGAGGAGACACGTGGCTGGGCGCGGGAGCGCCAtagggagaaggagagaagtgGTATGAAGCCGAAGGGGGACAATACGATGCTGAGGGGCGAGGGtagagggaagaggaagcgtaGGAAGCCGAAAGAAAGTGAGTCGAGTGGGAAGCTCCACATTCTGGAGCCCCGACGAACGAAGAAGGGACCGGATAATAAGAAGAGCCAGTCTGGGGTGGGTCGTtggcactggagaagaacgcggggTCAGTCCTTTCGTTTTCTACCGGGGCTGCATGTAGGCTCGGAGGGTCACTTCCCTTCGGCTCGCCATATGTTTCGCTCTGCGCTCCAGCTTCGTCTGGGGGAAGCGGGAGAGGGCAGCAGACAGGCGCAACGTAGGACGAGGATACAGCTAGCGCGCGGGTCGTATCTCCTTCTCCGGCCCGTTCACATCCAGAAAAGAAATTGAAATCACCGACACTTCGACGGCCCGTGAGCGCATCTGGGCCACAGGTTTTGGGTGGTGAAACAAACACGAAGCCACCttgctcgctgtctcctgcacACAAGTCGTCCTCGCccgtttctcccgcgtctccggCGGGACCCCGGCCGTCTGGCGGCTCTGAGGAAAGCATTGGCGAAGAAAAGTTGGGAAATGCTGGCAAGGAAAAAGGCTGCGATGGCGATTGGAATGTTCACGAGCACGGCAGGTCCCGCGGCAACGTGTCACTCGGAATTGCCGCAGTAGCCGCCGAGACACAAGGAgcaaggggagagaaaacgaaaaattATCCCTTTTGTAAGAAGTGTTCGTCAAGAAAATCTTTTAGAGCGACGACCAGGGCAACGTTACGGTGATAAAGTCGCCTCACACAAGGAGTGAACCGGCTGGGTAGTCGGGGGTCTTTTTACCGACAACCGTAGAGCATGGACTCGACCCAGCACGTCACTCGCTGCAAAAAGCTCAGGAACAAATTTGTAGAATGGGGAGCAAGCGATGCCGTAAGACGGACAAAAATCGGGACGCGTGACACAGTGATTGAAACGGCTTTCTGTGCTGGAAGTCAGAGGGAAAAGACAAGGCGGGATCGGCGACGAGACGAGAATGGCTCCGGAGGGACGGGACAGACGGACAGCACGAAactgaaggaaaacgaaaaagaatACAGAGAACGGTGACAAtgggaagggagaaagacttgcaagggagagaaaaaatcgCAAAAAGTCTCGCTGGTTCCGACAATGGCGTGGTAATGTGCAGAGGGTTGGAAGTGACAACGCTGTTTAAGGGCAAACCGACTGAGACGGTGCGAGAAGCAAAACGATGGAAGCGAAtcaaaggagagagaccggaAAGAATGACGCTAGATTCGCAGCATACGAATGTCTGCATATAACAGCGCTTAGAGATTCTCGAGGAGTCTTGCTGGgtaggaggagacagcggcttCTGGATGGCCGCCCCCCTTCGAAGGCAAATGGCAGAGAGTGCGGTAGTCGGGGAGAAACTCGACTGAAACATTGATGCGATGCTTCGAGGGATTCaatggaaagaaacagaaaggagcTCTTTCATGGTTTCACCTCTGAAAAGAGCAAAAAACTCGGAACGATGCTGCGACCATGCCACGAGGAGAGTGGATCGGTTAGCAACCCGCAACACACCCCCCTCGCACATGTAGCGGGTACATCTTCTGCCAAAAAAATCACTTGATGCCTTTCGCAGGTAACAGCAAAAGGAGCTGCAAACCTTTGTCGGATCCATCAAGCAGTTACGAAGAGGCATCCGAGCAAAGTGTGGAGGGCAAGCGCAGCAGCCTCTTCCTGCGGGAGACTGAAATGGTGTGTCGAACGCACAGTTGATAGGCCCCACCTATCGAGGTAGCACAAGACGTGGTGTTTCTGTGGTACAGACTGCTTCGTTGAGTCTCGCTCACCATCACAAAAGGATCAGACGGACTGGCGATGCACGGTTCCTAAGTTCACCGTTTCCAGATGCTCGACGTGGTCCGTTTCCTCACAAGCGCCTGTGAAGGAACAATGTGACCCGTCCCTGGAGAGTCTGGACAACAGGCAGGTTAGATGCAGGTGACCGCGCGGCGCAGCAGACAAGCACCGTAGGTTTGGCGACTGAACAGCTGAAAACCAGAGGATCTTTGCGTGTCTGCTACGTGCTCGAGACTGCAGTTCGCGCGTCATTCTCTCGGTGTGCGCTGCTCGCGCAAGAAAGCAGCAGTCCAAGAGATGCTCTCATTCTGAATGCGTGCGGTCTGTCAGCGAAGTTGCGGTCGTACCGATTGTTGGGTCTCACCACAGGACGTAGAGCAGAGAACGGGGCGTACATCGGGGGAGACACGCACAGAGTAGAGGTTACGGCCAAGTAGCGGCCCCGATGATCAAACGTTCTGCCTCCGGAAGTGCGTGGCGCTTCTTCTTGGCGTCGTGCTCGCTCTAGCATCACAAACGCTTCCTCCTTTGACGAGACAATCCTGTTCTGGAGGGCCTCTGGGGGACTTACTCTCTGGAGTAATCATCCTTGCCAGCTTTCACACGAAAATTAGCGGTCCCCGGTGTCTGTAAACCTGGCCTTAGGCATGTCAAATGCAGCTGACCACCGCTTATTCTTAGCGCGGCAGGTAACAGCGTTGAAATAAGGTCCTGCAACAAACTTTGTCGCATTTATGTACTGGCATCTGAGGTGCGAACTTCTGCAGATATTCACTGTTCAGTGTGTCGTCATCAGCTCACACAAAATGCTCGATTTTG contains the following coding sequences:
- a CDS encoding hypothetical protein (encoded by transcript TGME49_311640~Signal peptide predicted by SignalP 2.0 HMM (probability 0.582) with cleavage site probability 0.510 at residue 22), translated to MFQSSFSPTTALSAICLRRGAAIQKPLSPPTQQDSSRISKRCYMQTFVCCESSVILSGLSPLIRFHRFASRTVSVGLPLNSVVTSNPLHITTPLSEPARLFAIFSLPCKSFSLPIVTVLCILFRFPSVSCCPSVPSLRSHSRLVADPALSFPSDFQHRKPFQSLCHASRFLSVLRHRLLPILQICS